The Lolium perenne isolate Kyuss_39 chromosome 6, Kyuss_2.0, whole genome shotgun sequence genome segment GAAGCTGATTAAGGCTAAATACCTTCGGGGTCGGCCACTCCTTGCCTGTGACCGTCGGGAGGGATCTCAGTTTTGGAGAGCCCTCCAGGACATCAAGCACGAGATTAGAACCGGGCTCTCCCTCTCCATAGGCGATGGTAGAGGGACCATGTTCTGGCTCGACACATGGCTAGGCGATCGCCCCCTTTACCTTGTCTTTCCGGACCTCTTCGCCATCTGTGCTAATCCTTCTAGCCTGGTGGCCGAAGTGGAACTGGAGGGATGGGATTTTGTGTTCTGTCGCGGTCTAACTCAGGGGGAAGCCCTGAGTCTGGACTCGCTGCGGGACCTCCTCCCGGACGCCCTGCCGGGAGGACTAGATGCGCCTTCATGGCGCTTAACGCCGTCTGGTACGTTCTCAGTGCGGACGGCCTATAGGGCTTTGTTTAGGGGGCCTCTGCTTCCATGGACGGGTCCGCTCTTTAAGGCCCCTATCCCGCTTAAGACGAAGATCTTCCTCTGGCAGCTGCTGAGGGATCGCCTTCCCTCTGGGGTGGAGGTTATGAAGAGGCACGGGCCGGGCAACGGGCTTTGCCCATTGTGTGCGGTTCCGGAGACAACGACTCACATCATGTTTTCCTGCACCGCGGCACGATTTCTTTGGAGCTTCCTGTTGGAGGCGCTGGGGCCTGAGTGGCAGGCCTCGGCCCTCGGGGAGTTCATCGAGGTCCGGGCGAACACTACTGGTAGGAGGAGGCGCCTCTTCTGGTTATTGTTCGCGGCCTTGTCCTGGACTTTGTGGACTGTGCGCAATAAGATGGTCATCGAGCGGATCTTACCTCGGCGTGCTTCTGACTCTGTATTCTCTTTCTTGGCTTTGTTGCAGCAGTGGTACCCGTTGTGTAGACAGCGGGACAAGGAGCGCTTGGACGGCATGCTGGAGGATCTTCTAGCGGCTGCCCGCCGCATATCTACACCGTCCAGCCTCTGAGTACACCTCTTGTGTGGGGTGTTGTATCGTTTTCCGTCGAGTGTTTGGGCGTGTTGTGCTTGGCCCAGCAGACTCTTGATGTGGGGTGTGTGCTATGTGTGTTGTATGTGAACCTTGTATGGATTtggttgctttatttataaagcggggcgaaagcctgttTCGAGGAGAGAAATATTGGTCACATATAGAGCACAGTGTCAGCTCTTGAGTACATTTGTTTTATTAAAAATCCTAATACATGCAATTTGATATGCCATGAGTTAATACTTTGTTTTATTATATCAAATCAGGTTGTTGATGTCTTCATCTACGATGAATAATATAGAAAGGAAGTAGATCGAGTTTTGTTTTCTCAGTTAGCTACTATAGGCAGGTTTGATGAAGATTATTATTTTGTTGGTCAAACTGTCTGAAAGTTCTCTTCAAAAGAAGTTGACAACATATTCTGCAGTTACTCAGTTGTGTCCGGTGATCTGGTACTACTTTCTTCTCTTGCTACCAGGTTAGCTCCAGCAGGTGATGCTGACGAAACCAAATGACAAAAGATGAAATAGTGTTGACCTTGATAAACTATTTTTTTCTCACAGCATCCTACTTTTCAGCAGTTACTGAAGATGGATCAATTAATTGTTCAACAATGGGGCTAGGATATTTCTATCTGAGCGATGCTCATTCTGATGGTTTCTCAAAATGCCGTTGGAAATTATCACTGCCCCAACTTCACATTTCTCTGTGGTGGCAGCATTGAAGCTCACAATTTCATGTAGTTAGTACTAACTTACAAGCTGTTACAGCTATCCTGCCTGTTAAATAAAACCATGCGTGCCGTCATTGTCATATGTGCTGAATTACCAAAGATGCATGCACTTTTGGTTTTGTAACTAAATTCGGATGAAGTTTGTACAACTGTTGTTTAAAAAGGTGAACCAGTAACATTATGTATTCATATTTTTTCTTCACATTTCTATTGTTTATCAGAAATTTCATTCAATCTCCCCTCTCCATTTTATTTCACAAATCTTTATTTGAAATTTACCCTCAATTTCTCCACAACTCGCTATGGTATCATTATATATTACTATGAATGGTAAATATAGCTTATCCATCCAAGATTACTTCTCACCCTGTGTGGAGCTACAaatttccgcagcaacgcgcggggtatcgtcTAGCATCTTATATGTTGGTGTTGATTGATTGTATATGATGTTCTACTAAATAGATTTTCTTTCAATTAGATTCCTCATTACAAGATCAACCAACAGTGAATGTCATGGACACTGCCAATCTGAATTCATTGTTACATATTAACCTAACCAACATGAACGTTAGATTAACTTTATAATCGATTCTTTAATTAAAAGATTAACCAACAGTGAACAACACGAACACCGCTGTAACAAACCACCGTGAACAGTAGTCCATATCAAATAGTATTTTATTAACCAACAGCCAGTCATGACATTTCCCGTGTGGCCAAAGTTTGTTTATCGGGAAAAAAGATTTTAGGCTATTTCTATCTAGAATGACGGAGGTgactaatttttttaaaaaaacaatAGATCCAATGGATATGGATAGTTAGAGTCTTCCGATTAATCCGAGAATTTCAAGAATTTATCTTTTTTTTCTAACGTGTCTGGTGAGAATTAACGTAGAGGCTGCGTTGAGGCATCTAATTACTAATAGTAAGATAAGATTCCTTTCTTGCCCAAAAAACTGTATGGATACTTGCCTTGTTTATATTGAAGTAGCAGACACCTGCACATCCAAGTTAGGCTATGGCATCAGGACTTTGAAATATataatactacctctgtccacgtACCTCCATGGTTGGTGATACCATCTGTAGCTCACACTGATCGTGAGATGTAGAGCTACCACGAAACACATTATATTGTCTAAACTCATTAGAATGTCTATGAAGATGATATCAAATTAGGGGGCAGGTATGGTAGAGACGACTTGGTCCCCATCTGCCACTTGACCTTCTGGCTGTAGATCTTGTCGTGACTGTAAACTGGATTTATACTAGTACCACCAACTATATGCATGGGTGTAAGAATATATCAACGAAATCATATATAATCTGGCTTGGCAACAATAGACGACAGTTGATCTGTCACAGGAATTGAAGCTCTATAAGTGGGGAGTCGACTAGGCTGTTCTTCTTGCCCTGCTGTAAGTTTTTTCTTTCTCTCCTCTTTTGGTTGTCTCTGAGTCACCACTATTTTGTGTTTCTAATTAACATGACATTGTCCTTTTGTCATACGGTAGCTAATAGTTTTTCGATGATCTAGGTATAGTTCTTTTCCATATAACACTTCTAGCTTTTTGTACAGTACTCTTCTTCTCACTGATTGGAGCATGGAACCAGCTGCAGCATGGATACCTTTCGACATTCAACCGTCGAACTGGACCATGGAATATGCAGGATGGGCTCCTGGCTACCCTGTGGAGTTAGAGTCGACTGAGACATTTGGTAATAGCTGGCTCCAAACATCTAGCGGAGGGCGTATGGTTGAGTATGCAGCAGCCACAGATGATGATTCCATTGACAAAGCAGCACAAGAGTTTGAGGCTTATTTCCATAATATGGGAATGAAGATCCCAATTAATCCGATTCATGTGTTTGAGGATGCAGCCCGCGAGTTCAAGGTTGATATCgacatgatgaagatgaagatccaTATGTACCCTCCAAGCATCCAAGTTTTTGATGACAAATTTTTTACCATCCCAAAGTTGGTGGCCATTGGGCCTTACCACCATGGCCAGAACCAGCTCAAGCAGGCGGAGAAAGCGAAATGTGTGGCTGCCTACCACTGCATCATGGAGTCAGGCCACTCAGTCCAAGACATGTATGATGCCGTTGTCTCCGCTGCATACGATGCCCGCAGCCTATACGACAAGGATGTGATGGCAGGTATCAGCGAAGAGGACTTCCTTCATATGATGTTCTATGATGCGTGTTTCTTGGTGCAGTACTTTGCTTGTAGAACGGATGGTTCCGGCACCATGGACCCATCGTTGCGTGGCTTCATCGACTTCAACCGCAAGGCCATCCGCCATGACATCGTGCTGCTCGAGAACCAGATCCCCTGGCGTGTGGTAGAGGCCGTCTTGAGGTTCAGGCCCGTTGACTTGGAACCCTTCGTCGCGTTCTGGAAACAGTACCTGCAGGACCGCAAGGTTCTTGGCGAACAGCCTCTTGTGTTGGATGATAGCTTCGAGCCACCACATCTCCTTGGCCTCCTTCGGTTCTACATTGTGGGAAAAGgcaacaccaagccaccaactcaagTGAAAACCAACATGATATCATTTTCTGTGAGTGCCATTGAACTTGCCGAAAACGGCATCAAGCTCAAAGCCAATAAAGAAACAACGGAGCTCATCCATATGGGCGTCAACAAGAGAGGGATCTTCCCCGAGCTCTCCATGGCGCCGCTGTCGCTGGACGACGAACGTGCCAGCTTCCTCATCAACATGGCGGCTCTCGAGCTGTGCACGACCTCCAATTTCCAGGAAGCTGAGCCAGAAGACTCTGCCGTCTGCTCGTACCTTCTCCTCCTCTCCCTGCTAGTGCATAGGGAGGAGGACGTGCATGAGCTGCGGACCAAGCATCTCctccaaggaggagcagggctcaTCAACAAGGACGCGCTGACATTCTTCACGAGACTTCAGAGCCTTCCCCTACGTGGATCCAACTGCTATGTCCGCATCATGATGGAAATCGAGAAGTACAAGGTCAAGAGGCAGATGCAGATCAAGGTTTATGCGTTTTTTTACAAGAACAAGAGAACCATCTTCGCTATCTTCTCCGTTGTTGGTGTACTTGTCAGTATCTTAGGGACGCTCGTGTCACTCAAAAAGCAATCTATGGTTTAGCTGCCTACTTGTTGGTGGATTTGTAGGTGGACGGCTCCAATCCCTCAAGGGCTCATGTCACTCAAAAAGCAAGTTGAGCTCTGCAGCAAACTCTGAGATGGTGACGTATGTGCACTCTAGAGGACCTCCAGCTACTGATGAATCTGATTGTGTGGCACCAATGAACTGGGTGGTTTTTAGTACATCTACATATCCTGATTTTGAGAACAGAAGTGCGGGTTTACTGCAAGTCCTTGGAAAAACAGTGCAAACTTTTTCACTTACTACTTGGTTTCTGTCTTGCCATACTGAGTTCCAGTCCTCAACAACGAAGAATGCTCTTCTTGTTGAAGGCACCGAGTCCAAGTAGGCAGGTAGACTTTTCTGGTTCTGCTTCCTTTTCGTATAATATTCCATGTATTTGCAAGCTCTCTTCGTGTGGTTTCTCAGTCATCCTGGAGATGGCTGTTCTCAGATTTTTCAATGGCAAATTGCTTGGTCATTATACCTTGCTCCACTTCAGACTTGGGTTTCATATTGCACTCCTCGCAAGGTTGCCCTATATAACTCTGAACATTTGCAAGGGCGCAttcaacactactaggaaaagccttatagcagcactccttaccgccggcgagtacggatagaagatgccggcggtaaggcATTTCAGGTCCTCCTCGCGTTACCGCTGGCGAGTTGGTTTCGGGTCGCCGGGGATAGggcacttaccgccggcgaatCGGGATTGAAACAGCCGGGGGTAAGGTGGGCCGAGAGCACCTAGATGGGCCtccccttaccgccggcgagtttgtGCCGAAGATGCCGGGGGTAAGTGAACTACCGCCGGCGAAACCGAATTGCCCGCGCCGGGGGTAAAGTGGGCTGTTGTGGGCCATTTGGGCCAAAATTACCGCCCGCGTTCCCGTTTTATTTTCGCCGGGGGTATTTGGTCGTTTTGGCTTTCTCCCCCACACCCTACACACTCACCCTTGTCGCCACACATGCACGAGTCGCTCAACCCTACATCCCTCAGACCGCTTTCCTCCACACCCagacgtggcggcggcggccaccCACCGAGCCCGCCTCACCACCGGCACATCCCCTTCCCCACACCGCAGCAGGAGATGATGGTGGCCAAGTTCCTGCTGCCGGCCGCCAAATCCCCTTCTCCCCATCCTCTGGATCCACTCCTTCCCCCCGGCTCCCTTTCACCGCGTGCTCACCAGATCTGGTCGCAGAAGACGATCTTGGGCGTCCCCAGGCTAGGCCGGCCACCGCAGGTCCTCGTCCCCTCGTCCAACGCGGGCTCCCGCATCCTCGTGCTCTCTAAGTTGGGGGAGGCGCATCGATGCTCGGCGGCGTCAGCCCTGCCGCCACCCTCCTCTCCCCCAAGGGCCTCAACAACGAAGGTACGTGTCGCCCTCTGTTCTGCTATCTCCCGATCGATTTTCATCTTGCAATGAATTGCCAGATCCCAAACAACGAGgttcagagagagagagagggatatGCAACACTTCCCTTGATTTATTACTGAACTGTGTTACAAATAGTACAACAGCAGCTAAAGATCGTGGCCAACTAACACGATGTGGTGCCGTGAGACTGGGAACTACCactaattaaattacacacacttGGTCAAAGGGTTATCTGAATTACACACACGTGCTAACATGAATCTTAGCTTTATTTCTACCATTTCCTGTCCAACTCTCTCTT includes the following:
- the LOC127308995 gene encoding UPF0481 protein At3g47200 encodes the protein MEPAAAWIPFDIQPSNWTMEYAGWAPGYPVELESTETFGNSWLQTSSGGRMVEYAAATDDDSIDKAAQEFEAYFHNMGMKIPINPIHVFEDAAREFKVDIDMMKMKIHMYPPSIQVFDDKFFTIPKLVAIGPYHHGQNQLKQAEKAKCVAAYHCIMESGHSVQDMYDAVVSAAYDARSLYDKDVMAGISEEDFLHMMFYDACFLVQYFACRTDGSGTMDPSLRGFIDFNRKAIRHDIVLLENQIPWRVVEAVLRFRPVDLEPFVAFWKQYLQDRKVLGEQPLVLDDSFEPPHLLGLLRFYIVGKGNTKPPTQVKTNMISFSVSAIELAENGIKLKANKETTELIHMGVNKRGIFPELSMAPLSLDDERASFLINMAALELCTTSNFQEAEPEDSAVCSYLLLLSLLVHREEDVHELRTKHLLQGGAGLINKDALTFFTRLQSLPLRGSNCYVRIMMEIEKYKVKRQMQIKVYAFFYKNKRTIFAIFSVVGVLVSILGTLVSLKKQSMV